TGTCATATTTTTCCTGTCGCCGAGTTTGGATAGCAAAATAGGTTTGTGCTATGCCTATTTCCGGCTTACTACTATCACCATTCATTGCAATTAGATAGCAAGCATATCTCGTGAGAAAATAGTCTCCTTTTTTTCGTTGAGCGCCACTCCCTATTAAGACCATTTTCATGGTATCAAGAAAATGGTCATTAGGGTCAATTCCTGTGCTTTCACATGCCATACGGGCTTTTTGGATTACCTTCTGAAAATTTTCCCATGAGGAGTATCCAAGAATTTGTTGAATATCACGCCCCATCCAGTATTCCCCACCGTTTTTTGTAGACTTCCTTGCATTGTCTAACTGCCTGATTATCTTATCTAAATCTTCTTCCATAACAAACCTCCAAAATTAAAGTATGGGGTAATATAGCATGCTTCAATAATTAAATGCAACATATTTTTTACTTGACACCATATTTTCCTGTATGGTATCATTTTCTAAAAAAAGAGAGGGGAATATGGGTATAAGAGCAAAGTTTGAGGAAAAGATTAAACGGAAAGAACAGGAAATACAAGAGTATGAGGGTAAAATTAGGGAAGCTAAAGCCTATCTTCAAGCTCTGCAAGATTCATTAAAACTCCTACCAAGAGAGGGGAAAAATGTTTCTATTGAAAGCATACTACGACCCGGAAGTAATATTGCCAAAACATATGAATTTCTCAAGAAAATAGGTAAGCCTCTGCATATTACTGAGATTCTAAAGGGAATTGGGAAAAGCACATCTAAGAAAGATAGAATAGCTCTTAGTGGTTCTTTGGGTTGGTATGTAAGAAGAAAAGAAATTTTTACTCGTCCTGCCCCTAATACTTTTGGATTAATAGAAAGCGGAGAAGAACCTCCCGAAGACTTTGGATTAGATAAAAAAGAAGAAAAAGAAAGTAATGTTGATATAGAACCTTTCTGAGATAAATATTATAGGAAGAAAAAATTCTTGAATAAAAAGTATGTTATTTTCTGTAGCTTCTCCGCAGATTAAAACTCCAGCACTTCACTCACAGGTTTTACACCCTGAGCCTGCTTATAGGGAGATATACTAAACTGGATGGGTATATTAACTCGCTTGGCATCTAAGATGTCCTTTATCGTATAAATCTGTATCTTGGGATAATTCTTTTTTGTTAAATTTGATTTATAAAACCCTTCTGTTGTAGCCTCTCTTATCATTGGTGTAGTAGGGTCTTCCAAAGTCAGAAGTATCCCTAAAACCGCAGATTCTCTTTTTATCACCTGGCCTAACTCTCTTATATCCTTGACAGAGACCTTTCCACTTTTAACAGATACTATAGCCTTCTTGACTTCCTTCTTATCATCCATGAAAAAGATATAACCATCTATGCCTGTATCAGCACCTTTTTTCTTATCACCATATGGTCTTGCACTAATCAATGACAAAGCCCACCACTGAAACTGATAACGGTTCTGAGAGGCAAGCTCCATTGCTCCTGAGAGGTCTTCAGGCTCACCAATGACTTTGTAGTCTTTTTTAGGTTTTAATCCGAACATATCTTTTAATCGCCACTTTATAAGGTTTATTGCAAGATGGGTTATATCAATGCCGAGCCATTTGCGGTTAAGTTTTTGTGCAACTGCATTGGCAGTTCCACAGCCACAGAATGGGTCAAGAACAATATCACCCTTATTTGAGGAAGCCTTGATGATTTTTTCTAAAAGTGCTTCTGGTTTTTGAGTCGGATAACCGAGACGCTCTTTAGCCATTGCATTTATTGTCGGTATTTTCCAAACATCGGAAGGATGTCTATGCTGTCCAGTTGACCTTGTAGCGGTGAGACTCCCAGTAGCAATTCTTCTTAAAACTTCATCACTTCTCTTTTCCATAACTTCTTTTGGTCTAAAGATATATTTATCACTTTTTGAATATCTAAATATAATGTCGTGCTTTCGGGAAAAGTCCTTTTTAGGGATGCCTCCCGTTTCATACCACCATATAACTTCATTTCTAAAATTCTTTTTCCCGAATATTGTATCCATTAATATTTTTAAATAATGGCTTGCAGTGGGGTCGCAATGTAGATAAATTGAGCCAGTATTTTTAAGAACCCTTTTTAGCTCTAAAAGGCGTATGCACATCATTGTGAGATATGCCATTACATCATTAGGCTTTATGAACTGTCTGAATGCCTTCATCATTTCAACCACACTGGTAGGTGCGGTGTCAACTATCTCCTGAAATGTCCTTTCTGTTTCCTCTGTCCAGTGCCATGTATCTTCAAAGGCTGTAATTTGAGCTTTTGATGGCTCACCTGCTGGCTCTGCAAAAAGGATGTTGTAATATGTCTTTGAATTAAAAGGAGGGTCTAAGTAAATCAGGTCAATGGAATTGTCAGGGATATGGGTTCTCAGGACATTAAGGTTGTCGCCATAGTAAAGGGTATTTTCCATCCCAAATCAATTATATAAAATTTTGAAATTTTTTTGTAAGTTACTTTGTATGAGTAAAGGGGGAAAGAGGGGGATTTAGAGAAAGGGGACTAATGTCAAAATGAGATTCTGAAATAAATTCAGAATGACAGGCTGAGATTGCTT
This region of Nitrospirota bacterium genomic DNA includes:
- a CDS encoding restriction endonuclease, which produces MENTLYYGDNLNVLRTHIPDNSIDLIYLDPPFNSKTYYNILFAEPAGEPSKAQITAFEDTWHWTEETERTFQEIVDTAPTSVVEMMKAFRQFIKPNDVMAYLTMMCIRLLELKRVLKNTGSIYLHCDPTASHYLKILMDTIFGKKNFRNEVIWWYETGGIPKKDFSRKHDIIFRYSKSDKYIFRPKEVMEKRSDEVLRRIATGSLTATRSTGQHRHPSDVWKIPTINAMAKERLGYPTQKPEALLEKIIKASSNKGDIVLDPFCGCGTANAVAQKLNRKWLGIDITHLAINLIKWRLKDMFGLKPKKDYKVIGEPEDLSGAMELASQNRYQFQWWALSLISARPYGDKKKGADTGIDGYIFFMDDKKEVKKAIVSVKSGKVSVKDIRELGQVIKRESAVLGILLTLEDPTTPMIREATTEGFYKSNLTKKNYPKIQIYTIKDILDAKRVNIPIQFSISPYKQAQGVKPVSEVLEF